The sequence below is a genomic window from Microbacterium sp. SORGH_AS_0888.
ATGTCGCCGATGTCGCCGGCTGGCTCTCGCCCAACCCCGGCGGCGTCGGGCCCATGACGGTGGCGCTGCTCATGACGAACGTCGTCGAGGCCGCCGAGCGCGCCGCATCCTGATCCGTCATCAGACCGCGAGACCAGTCCTGCGCGCCGAGACCGGCGAGAAAACCACCGGTCTCGGCGCCGCGGACTGGTCTCGCGGTCAGGAGGGGCGGAAGCGCGGTGCGCCGGCGGGGAACCCGAGGCGCTCGCGCAGCGTGAGCGCGCGATCCGTCTCGCGGGGGCGTGCGCCCATGCGCACCAGCTCGGGCAGGACGAGGTCGATGAACTCGCGGTAGGCGCCGTCGTCGCCGAACGTGGGTTCGAGCATGTATCCGTCGATGTCGCTGAACTCCGCCGTCTCGACGAGCTCCTCGGCCACCTCCCGCGGGGAGCCGGTCACGACGAAGCCGCGTTCCTGCACCCGGAAGGCCTCGAGGACGTCTCGCACGGTCTCCACACCGGACACCGTGCGGTAACGATCGAGCGGCGTCCGGCCCTGATCCGTGCCCGCGACGTCCTCGATGCGCATCGCCGGGTCGAGGCCGCGCAGGTCGATCCCCGTGAAGCCGGCGAACAGCACGGCGGCGTCGTCCATCGAGAACAGCTCCTCCAGCTCGCGTCGCTTGCGGTGGGCCTCCTCGCTCGTGGGCGCGACCGTCACGGTGACGCCGCTCAGCAGGCGCATGTCGTGCGGGTCGCGGCCTGCCGCGGCGACGCGGGCTCGGATGTCGCGGGATGCGGTGAGCGCCTGCTCCTTGTTCTGGCCCTGGATGAACATCGCCTCGGCGTTGCGCGCGCCGAAGTCGCGCCCGCGTCCCGAGGCGCCGGCCTGGAAGAGCACCGGGGTGCGCTGCGGTCCCGGCGGCACCTTGAACAGTCCGTGGCTGGAGAAGTGGGTCCCGCGGTAGGCGATCTCGTGCACGCGGGACGGATCGATCAGCATGTCGGCCTCGCGGTCGCGGACCACCGCGCCGTCGTCCCACCCGTCCTCCCACAGGGTGCGGCAGAGGTCCACGAACTCGTCCGCGATGTCGTAACGCCGATCGTGGTCGGCATGCGTGATGCCGAACAGGCCCTCCGTGACCTGGGCGGTGCTGCCGGTGACGATGTTCCAGCCGATGTGCCCGTTCGTGAACTGGTCGAGCGTGGCGAAGCGTCGCGCCGTGGGGAACGGCTGCTCGAGCGACGTGGACGAGGTGACCACGATGCCGAGCCCCGGCGCGGCCTGGGAGGCGGCGCTCACCAGCAGCATCGGGTCGTAGCCGGGGAAGAGGATGCCGTGCGTCATCACCTCCTCGGGCACGACCCCGTCGACGATCGGATAGCCGTAGCTGTCGGCGAAGAAGAGGAAGTCGAAGCCCGCGTCGTCCAGTGTGCGGGCGAGCCCGGTCCAGTAGGACACCTGGTCGTAGCGGTACGCCCGACCGGCGGGGTGACGCCAGGTCGGCACCCCGTTGGAGGGGGTGAGGATCTCGAAGACGCCGAGGCGGAGCGTGGTCATGTCGGTCTCCCGGTCGTGGTGGCGGGTCACGTGAGGTCGTGACGTCTCCAGCCTGGAGGGAGATCGGTCGAGAGCCCAGCGTTCTCTAAATCGTTTTACACAAAAGTAACCGTCAGCCGCCGGCGACCGTGTCGGCGTCGCGTCTGGTCGTGCCGCGTTCGATCAACTCGACGGGGAACACCCGCACCTCCGGCGCCGCACCGTCCACGATCATCTCGAGAAGCATCGTGACGGCGTACGTCGCCATGCCTTCCGCGTCCTGCCGCACGGTCGTGAGGGACGGGGAGACGCGGGAGGACCAGCTGATGTCGTCGAACCCGCAGACCAGCAGGTCGTCCGGAATGGCGCGGCC
It includes:
- a CDS encoding NtaA/DmoA family FMN-dependent monooxygenase (This protein belongs to a clade of FMN-dependent monooxygenases, within a broader family of flavin-dependent oxidoreductases, the luciferase-like monooxygenase (LMM) family, some of whose members use coenzyme F420 rather than FMN.); this translates as MTTLRLGVFEILTPSNGVPTWRHPAGRAYRYDQVSYWTGLARTLDDAGFDFLFFADSYGYPIVDGVVPEEVMTHGILFPGYDPMLLVSAASQAAPGLGIVVTSSTSLEQPFPTARRFATLDQFTNGHIGWNIVTGSTAQVTEGLFGITHADHDRRYDIADEFVDLCRTLWEDGWDDGAVVRDREADMLIDPSRVHEIAYRGTHFSSHGLFKVPPGPQRTPVLFQAGASGRGRDFGARNAEAMFIQGQNKEQALTASRDIRARVAAAGRDPHDMRLLSGVTVTVAPTSEEAHRKRRELEELFSMDDAAVLFAGFTGIDLRGLDPAMRIEDVAGTDQGRTPLDRYRTVSGVETVRDVLEAFRVQERGFVVTGSPREVAEELVETAEFSDIDGYMLEPTFGDDGAYREFIDLVLPELVRMGARPRETDRALTLRERLGFPAGAPRFRPS